Within the Glycine soja cultivar W05 chromosome 3, ASM419377v2, whole genome shotgun sequence genome, the region atttttttaaaattttaataaatgtatttattaagtctttcaagataataatatttattagatgacaagattaaattatatgcttaaatatctcattaaaaataaaaaatataagttaatttgattttttaagtcTAAAACTATAATTGTTTTATGATGAAGAGAATAGTTTTGAAACTCTTTGATTTATTGTCATGTTTTAAATGGTGCGcgtaaatataattacatatgtATACAACTCAAgagttaaagaaaataattttattttaaatatctttatgGTATTAGAGATCTCTTTTCTTTCGTTAGCTTTCAGTTCCAAAACCCAATCCATCCTCTGCttctaatttagaaaattaTGTATCCTCTTCCACTAATCATTTTAGTAGTACATAAAGACATCATTGCATTCAACCTCATTAATTTTCAACCTTTTTTATCAAACTAAATGTCATAAACTATTCTCCATGAAACAAATAGCTCCTATTTCATGCCCTTGTTTTATCCCTCCTGGTCCAACTTGATCCAGGAGTCTTTATGTATCTCTAACAAACTTCCAAGCTACCCTTCAAGTCTACAAGATGAGGGTAGGTGTGATATGTCATACCCTGATTCCTAGTCAACAAGAGGGAAGGACCACCCATAAGGATTCTAacaattaagttaattttttttaatcaaatattaattgttagtttatttaatttttatattagtaaGAAGAATCTAACCCGTCAATTTTCTCTACTTTTCATCTTTCTTAAGTTAATATGAATTTAAGAGTTGGGGTTTTTTTGAATTATGATCCTGTATGTTTTTACAAGCATCTTCTCGATAATGTGAATTGatagaataattattttcttcttagaaatgaaatCTTTATATTCTGGAAAGTTAATAGGAGCTGTGAGTTATAGTAAAAGTTATTATTGATGTCGTTATGCTTCCTTCTCAACTTTGGATAATTGGGCCTTAGTTGAGCTTAGGTTGATCCAGGAGCGGAATACCTTGTAATCTTGTATGTACAACATTTTGGagttttgaatatttatttgtaCGATTTAATTCGTCATctgatatttataattttacaaattttatcttttaatctccACTTAAAAATCATCCACTCTGTTCTACATGTAAGTACTTTTAGTTTCGTTTCAGTTCTgtcattaagaaaaataatgttattaatcATGAATGACGTACCATTAACATGTATTGTGCTTTAGGTTTTAGTCTTTATACTTACacttttttaagttttagttcctatacttaatcttttacattttagtcttacacttaaaaatcatatgttaTAGTCCTCATacaaggatttttatttttttattttttatgttttagtcttTATCAATACCTTTCCTTTCTTCCTCCTTCTCCTATCTCCTCTCTATttccttcatttatttttcctcATTATCAacacttgtttttttatttttattttgcatgttctatttcttttaaatcttcTTACATCAACTAATTGTCGTTCATCCTAAATCGAAGAATCTTGAGATTGTAGAATTTAGACGCGACTTGTGTTTACACTCCTTGTACTGGCAAGAACTTGTTGCGTTGTTTTAATATTCTTGCTACATGAAACGCTTGAAAGCATGAAATTTTccatttaattcattttctagATTACATGGTATATATTTGAGTAACCGTTTGCGGATATAAAATTTGCGTTTCCgaatagatttaatttggacggatttttgtgttgttttgttaTAATGCCTTTGTCACGCAttgccagcaaaaagatcgccACTGGCGGTGATACATGGCAGAagccttttcattttcaattatcTAGATATTTAACAATTGTCAGGAAAAAATGGTGATTTTACACCGTTAGTTTTGATTTTGTGGTAGTATATATTAAAGAACCCAGAGCTAACAGAGTTATATGGCACACACATCCAAACATTTGATGTAGTGAGATTAAAATAATGCAATAATTCTCTGCCATTTTTAAGACTAAAAGTAAAAGTTTATGCGACTAcaataaatgagtaattaaacgaTTATGTATTTCCTGTTATGTTTGTACAGTGAAATTAAACCATTAATTCTAATGTTGCATTTGAAGTCTATTTAGACAagcagtaatattttttaacagagTGAGTGGGGGCACAGACCCACTTGTgtacatataaaataaactgTGAGTGGGTACCTGAGACCAAAAAGGAGGTGGAGTATCAAAATAGTCATGCTAGTGCCTGCACATATGAAAAGCACAAAGATACAACCGCCTTAAAAAGGCTTAAAGCTACCAGCTACAAAGTGGACCTGAGTGCTTACCATAATTTCGAGTCTTGACCTAAGACCAAAGTCACAAAACCTTTAACGCATTAAAATGGAAAGCAAAACTAATAACCAAGGATATGGCTGTTATGCTTGTGCTAATCATCCTTCATACGTCGCTCTCGACTATATTGACTCATTGGACTATATTCAATAATGCACTTGAATAATTCACAACCCTTTTTATCCAGAACTTTATATAGATTATTTCATCCTCTTCCATTAACTCCTAAGAGGCTAAGAGGAACCAAAGTACATCTTCTGAAATTTGCAGAAAATcagaaatatacaaataaaaaggatatttgTCATTCCAATATCGGAAATTTACGTCCAATTGGTGCTGTCACATAATCAATAAGATCAGGTCCATCATGGATTCTAATTCATTCTTTAAAAGTAAACAAGCACTTCATCTGTAATAATCTATTGGGGCATTACTTTTTCTCATCTTATGACAAAGTACAGAGAAAATTTGTCTGcagaaaaatcttaaaaaataagtaaaaatcaagtaaaataaaaaaatcaggaAGAAACAAATGAATAAAGAAGAAACTAgtgaaatattataaaaaggTACTCCATGATGAGTAACATTCCAACTATGCAAAAGATAGTAATAATTAGAAAGTAGACACCGACATTTTAAAGAATTTGAGGATGAAGTACGTACATTGATTATTGTGATTCTCTCCCCCAACTTGGTTACGTGAAATAGAAGAGCTGCTATTTGTGGGTATAAATATAATGTATAGTATATATACTACTAAGTCTCTAAGTACTAATTGCATTAATTATACACCACAACCCTCCGGCCCCTATATAAACACGAGCTTTCTGTGGTGCACCAGTGTGCTATCTTATTCTTGTGCCTCAAGAAATAGGTTAGTTCCGAGCTGAAACAAGATGGCTGGTGATAAACAAAAACTCTTTAACAGACTGAAGCCATTCATAGGTGTAGTGTTCTTACAGTTTGGATATGCTGGTATGGATATTCTATCCAAAGCTGCACTGAACAAGGGAATGAGTAACTATGTATTTGTCGTGTACCGTCATGTTTTTGCCTTTGTTGTCATGGCCCCTTTTGCACTGATCTTGGAGaagtattttttctctcttccatatatgtgtgtgtgtttgattgtgtGAACATGATATTGATGTAATGCCGCATTCTTTTAACAGGAAAGTAAGGCCGAAGATGACATTTTCAATCTTCATGAAGATAATGATTCTCAGCTTGCTAGAGTAATTTACCTGCATGCATGCCTGATCGATCACTTTAATTATCCTAACCATGCAATATATATAATGATGCAGTACTTAACTTtggtattattcttttttatggcAGGCCTGTTATTGaccaaaatttgtattttttgggCATGAAGTACACCACAGCAACCTTTGCTGTTTCCATGTACAATGTCCTCCCTGCCATTACCTTTGTCATGGCTTGGATTCTTAGGTAACATTCTCATGCCGCTCAATAGAAAAATATTCCAGATTTATTTATAGCTAAAAAGACATCATCATAAATTATATTCGTACAataaagttgtattttttttatatgatcataaaatagaaagagaaaaaaagaaaagtatgaGTTAAAATGAGTAATACGTGTACACCACTTAATGTGCACAAAACTAATAAAAGATTATCACTATTTGTGTAGTTGCTtgattctctttttgttttcaatacatttagTCGTTTAGTTACTAGAAAAGTATTTAAAACAGACCTATTAATatagaaatacacaaataaGGTTGTGTCTGTAACTGGATGCATTCTGTCAAACTAAAAAACCTGTTACACGCAGTGGCAAACAGCAAACTCTTTATGACATGTTTAAGAAATCTACATATCTGAAATATTGAGTGGCAATTCCAGGCTTGAGAAGGTAAAACTAAAAAGTATACGCAGTCAAGCAAAGGTGGTAGGGACTTTAGCCACTGTTGTAGGTGCCATGGTCATGACCCTGATAAAGGGCCCAATACTTGATCTTTTTGGAACACACGCAAGTAGTACCCACAACCAGCAAAATGGTGGGGTGAATCTTCAACATGCAATAAAGGGATCAGTGATGATCACAATTGGCTGCTTTAGTTGCGCTTGTTTCATGATTCTCCAAGTGAGTTTTCACTATCATCATCTATAGCTATTGATATTAATAGATcccaaagattttttttcttttgattttatgGGGTCACTAATATAcagtttgatctctttattcTCTAGGCTATTACCATTGAAGCCTACCCTGCTGAGCTCTCTCTTACAGCATGGATATGCCTATTGGGAACAGTTGAAGGTGGCGTAGTGGCACTGGTTATGGAAAGGAAGAATCTTTCTGCTTGGTCTCTTCAATGGGATACAAAACTGCTTGCTGCTGTTTACAGTGTAGGTTCTTTACTTCTATATAGTAAACACAACTACCACCTCTGGACCAAACATAAGAGAATAAATGCACATCTAACGTTGAGTTTAAgaaaagaatccaagaaaatcgcTAGACACAGAGAGccaatattttaatatacaaacaaaatacaaaacaattCTATTAACCTCTGTGTCGTTAGTGCTGGTGTATataatgaaagtagaagaagtgTTTGCGAACAACAAGAGAAAGATTACATTATAGAAAATTAGgatcaataatttttatttaatttttaataattaatgattttaattaatttataattaacttaataactcaatcataattatttgttaaaaatctaTCAAGAAGATTAAAACTATCAAATTATAAGATTAAGGGAActaaatgttataattaaaatttaagagaaataagATAAGAAATTGGAAAAACTAAgaggaacaaaattataatttagcctatactaaaaaaaatgaagagaaagataaagagaaaaagtaaaataaatatgagaTGGAAGAAAAAGTATatgtatgtttaattttttcctttGCTGTCACAAGAAACGtgtatgatatttatttttttaactattttttcttctataaatttacaaaatattctCATGCAGGGCATAGTTTGCTCGGGAATGGCTTATTACATCCAAGGAGCAGTGATGAAAGATAGAGGCCCGGTCTTTGTAACAACTTTTAACCCTCTCTGCATGGTCATTGTGGCTATCATGGGCTCCTTCTTTCTGGCTGAAATAATGTACCTTGGGAGGTAATTTATAAAATCAACTTCAAACCCAAAACACATGCCTAAACAATTAAATAGTTTTTCTTGAAGAAATTAAACTAAAGAAATCTGACAAATTTTACAGGGTGGTTGGAGctattgtaattattttagGACTGTATCTTGTGGTGTGGGGTAAAAGCAATGACTACGAGTCATCAAATTCAATTACTAAAAAGCATACATTGCCATCCAAGCAAACAGTAGAGGAGGAGCATTCTAATCATGATGTCATCACTCTCAGTAACTTAGGCGCGGGAAACATAGTTCGAGATGAACAAGTATGAGGAAACATACCAAATTCAATCTAAATTTCAGCAATCTGGGATCTTTCAACCGTCCAGAAGCCCATTTGAAAACAACTTTATAGGTTCATCGTTGTTTGAACAATTATGATGTAGTAGTAGAGGTTTTTAATGTAGCACTGTGGTATGTCGAATGGTAAGTTTTAATATAAGGCAAGAAATTCGCAACAAAAGAAGGTGCAAC harbors:
- the LOC114407010 gene encoding WAT1-related protein At2g37460-like, giving the protein MAGDKQKLFNRLKPFIGVVFLQFGYAGMDILSKAALNKGMSNYVFVVYRHVFAFVVMAPFALILEKKVRPKMTFSIFMKIMILSLLEPVIDQNLYFLGMKYTTATFAVSMYNVLPAITFVMAWILRLEKVKLKSIRSQAKVVGTLATVVGAMVMTLIKGPILDLFGTHASSTHNQQNGGVNLQHAIKGSVMITIGCFSCACFMILQAITIEAYPAELSLTAWICLLGTVEGGVVALVMERKNLSAWSLQWDTKLLAAVYSGIVCSGMAYYIQGAVMKDRGPVFVTTFNPLCMVIVAIMGSFFLAEIMYLGRVVGAIVIILGLYLVVWGKSNDYESSNSITKKHTLPSKQTVEEEHSNHDVITLSNLGAGNIVRDEQV